In the Primulina tabacum isolate GXHZ01 chromosome 15, ASM2559414v2, whole genome shotgun sequence genome, TAATACGATTTCATATgagtttttatataaaatataaatagccTATAAATTTCGTCCAATTAAAGTGAAATAAATCGTATATTAAATGCATTTTTGACTTTTGGCTGCATGGCGGCGGTTTGCTGGCACAAGATTTCTCCATTAATATATGGTGCATGGTACAACACTACTTAATTACGATCCATACTTATGCTAATTACGTACTAATTAGCATCCCTAGACTTTAACTTAACCATTAAGTGGAAACCGCGTCAACGGAATGGAAACAATTCTGATCAACCAGCTaattatacaatttttttagATTCATGAAGTGTTTGTGAGTCGTGTATACGAGGACTCTTCTTACTTGTACAAACTTATAACTTGTTCAGTTGCACATAAATTAATTCAAGAGAGATGATTATCTAAATCTATATATACaactttttataaaattaaatacaaTCGATGTAAAACATCAAACATATCATCTTATGTTCAAGAATGAACAAATATAACGTGAAATTTACAAGATATTAACGGGTGACCCATAATTAGACATCCAACATATAATGACGAGTCTGAGCTCTGATGTCatgtcaaaattaaaatttaagtcTAACTCACGTGAGACATGTCATAATTAGACATCCAACATACAATTGATGTTATATCAAAAGATATAGCTGGTGTCAACGGTAgacttcaaatattttaaaccgcataGCAGCTCAAATATCACATTTCGATTGCTTTATTTAAGACAGACAATTATTACGGTCAATACAATAATACTCATTAGATCTATTTTAGAGCTTTTATATAAGTCGAACTAAACCCTCGTTAGGATAAAATGTGCCCGGATAAGTGTTCTTAGTACCCGTTATTAGGCATGCCGAACGATGCCTAATAGTAGGAATGAGACAAAAAGTTACTCGATATTACTAATTAGCAAtggaacatacatgattctatTGCTACTTTTCACAAAATTTGACATTTTCATTTTGTCCCATATTATATATAAGAAACCACTATCCGTTAGTTATGACGTACATATATACATTGTTTTCCATcgagtaaaaataataataatgaaagTGATCCATGTATCAAGTAAACGACAtatcattatattaaaatacaatttatcaaattattttacgccTAAACCCGATAAATCATACAAATCAGTGAACGTAAACATATCAACCAATTTCAATGGTGTCACCGAAAAAATAATGCTAAAAATATAACCAACATACCGTAGAACGATATTAATAGTAATTATATCataagattttattattatatcgtGAGATTATTAGTGTACCCTCACTGAAATTGTTTGATCTAGAATATACAACCTTGGGCTCACTGTCAAAAAATAAACCAAAAGGCCCAGTTATTTGAGCCCACAAAAATAGAAACCCGATCGATTCTGACTAGGCGTTTCCCGAAATGGAGGAGTGTCGGATTCGAGTGTTTAAAAAGCAATTGCAGCACCGAATCATCGGATCCCGCGAATCCAACTGTAATAACTGACGGATTCGGATCGCAATCAGGACAGGAGTGAGGTGGAGGAGCTGTTGGGAAACGAGGCGAGGCGGATCCGTATAGATCTGGATTGCCGCGGATCCAATTATGGACGTGTTGCAGGAGTTGGGATGGGAAGAGCTCCGCAAAGAGGCGCGAAAACTTGAAGGCGATCTCGATGTGAAGCTCTCTTCCTATGCGAAGCTCGGCTCTCGGTTGACCCAAGGAGGTACTGATTTTGTCTGCACCAGCAATTATTTTGGTGTGATGCTCATTTTATTTATCCATCGTTCTTGCAATTTTACTCTGCACCGATATTTGCCAATGATGATGAGAAGTTTATTGTTGTAAAacctgtatttttattttaattttgggacaatattttatattttaggtGTAGAAGCTTTGGTTGCTGTTTTAGGATGGCTTTTCGTGTAAATTTTGGATGTAATTGGGAGTGATTAGTGCTTTAAACAATTTTTCAGGGATAATTTGGAAGTTAATTGTGAAACTTGTCATATACTTTTTGATTAGTTTGTGAATAGGAGTCTTGTCACTTGAGTGGTGTGTATCGATAATGCCACAATTTGGCTTATTAATCGACTCAGAAGCATGCAGAACATGGATCAATATCTGAATAACTCCGTGTTGATACTCTAACTCGCTTTTGTTTTATACATGTGCTGTAACTAGTTGGATGGAAGAGATTTATATGAAGAGGAATCTTGTGCTGGAGGCTTCGTGTTTAGTTGTTGGGTTTTGTTGTTTTTCTCTATAATCTCATATTTACAAAAATTAGAGAAAATACTTCTGAGAAAAGGCACATGCATATGGATCTTTGCAGTTTATTCATATGACATATCATCGGTTAGGTTGCGCATGGATGAGAGGTTTTGAGTTGGAAGGAGAGATTTCTTTGGGGAGGGATTTGAAATTACACTCATCTTGAACGACTTTTAAATCCATCACAATCACCATTGCATTTACATATATTAAGGAAGTGGtagatttgaaatatatttaacaTGAACTCATCCAAGCAATCAAATGGATTTTAAATCCATATTTTCAATTTCCTCCATCCAAGTGCAACCTCAGTCTTTGGTTCTTTTGGCATGTGCCTGATTGAAGATGAAAACCAACAATCTACTCTGTCTCTGTATTTCTAATGAGTTCCCATTTTTGAACCAGATCATTGTATGCTTTTATCTCCATATTATGCAGACATCCGAGAAAGCAAGTGACATGGCATTCAGTATACTTTAGCCTGCTTGAGGTGAATTGGGTTAAAAAGTCAAGTTTTGTAAGGAACATcatgatattaataattaatatctcTGAACAGGTCTTATAGCAGTTGTTCTTCGGCATCCACCACAATTTATTTTATAGTATTTGTTGAAATCATATTGTGTTAGTTTGTAATCTATACAGTGCTTCAGGTCATGCAGTATAATTCGAGTAAACATTCCAACATTCTTCCttcattataaataaaattattgttaTGATTGCAAGGTCTCTCTCCTGGGATAGTCTGGAAATATTGATAACTTGATAAATCCTTTGGttttattttatgactttcACTTGGGTGCTCATGTATTTGAGATGTAATGTTTTCCAGGCTATGTCGACCCCAGTTCACCAACTCTTGGTTCTAGCAGGTCTTTGAAATCTGTGGAAATGGAGATTCAGTCATCACTTGAGAAGCTACAGGATATATATGATTCCATGAGTCGATGTGCTGCATCTGCTGTGCCTACTGCTTCAGTTACTCAAAAGCTAGCAAGACACAGAGACATACTACAAGATTTTACCCAGGTTATTTACTTGATTCATGATCTTTTTTCTAATATGTTATTACTTGCACAGATGAAGAagccagaaaattttgtttCTTAGTTCAATTATATTTCCTTATCCACCAAAACAATGAAAAACAATAGAACAGCTCAAGCAAAAAATTTGTCCACTTTATTCATTATATCATCTATGAAGGTAAAAACGGAACTAGGTTTTGATGTTAATGCTGACTCTCAAGTTTCGATCACGTTAACTTGCAAGTTGCGACatttctttaaaatttaaatttgctTGCATGAGCGATAAGTATAAACCTTTTGTTCTTCTCTTCTTTGATTCACTCTTTTTGATTATATGTGTTATTAGAAACAATCTAATGATTGAAAAAATTGGTGTAGGTGTTTCAGACCTTTTGGCTTTTGTTTTTCCATCGTGTCTTGGGTTTTTCAAAATGTTTCCTTGTGTGCTTTTCTTGTGTTAGTTTTTGTATTGTTTGCGGTCTATCTTTTTTATCTGTTATCGTGGTTAAGTTGACTTCTAATACTAATATAGGAATTTAGGCGCATCAAGGGAAATATTAACTCGACGAGGGAACATGTGGAGCTTCTTAGTTTTGCCCACGATGATATCAGTGACTACAAGGTGAGAGCATTAAATTCTAATTATGagtaaaacaaaaaacaaaaatttcttGGTGCTCTTCTTGCTAAATGCTAACTATGTGCAGGCATATGACACCGATTCTCCAAGAATGCAGTTACTGCGGGAGAGAGCTGCCATAGATGGAAGCATATCTCATGTAAGACTTATAGGCTCATTGACTAGAGTGTCTTGATAAATATCACAGAAGAATGTGTGAATTGGCAAGCGAACAAGGTTGATGAtgtaatcattcaaattatacCATTGATAGAAGGCTAATATACCAAGTGCCAGCTATGGATTCCATGTCATTGTGGGAACCTATTAGTTTACCAAAGagtttttacattttttttaatctggGAGTGACTTCTTATGCTTTTCTTCATTTGAAAGCCCAACTCTTTTGTTCTGATTTGGGATGGAAATAGTGCCAACCAGCATTATAACTTCATGAGCTGGCAGCTTACCATATATTGATGTGTATTCTCGTGGTTTTGTCCAACTTGTTGTCAATAGAACTGTTTTTAATCAAATGCACTGTTACATGACGGAATCAGGCATAATAGCATTAAACATTATTTACACTTTTTTATGCAGTTCAAAATTCTTTTGTAAGTAATCGCGATGCTCCActctttattttctttattagCAAGACTGATTTTGTAAGATTGAAATCACAATCCTTgtttacctttttttttttgtaattgcaTGGTTTTATGTAAGTTTTGCAGCTTCTCGTGGCTATGCATCTTTTATCCCGTAAACACTCTTCATTACCCCCTTACAGATAGATGATGTGATTAACCAAGCTCAAGCAACGAGAGCTTCCTTGGCCTCTCAAAGGTCCTTGTTTGGAGACGTTCAAGGAAAACTCAAGACACTAAGTGATAAGTTTCCGGTCATTCGTGGGGTACTTGGTAACTATCTGCTGAGGacaatttttttagttttttttttattatttgaaaatacatttatgaatatgttattgacaGGTTCGATCAGAAGGAAGCGATCAAAAGACAATCTCATCCTATCTGCAGTCATTGCTTCCTGTACACTTTTTCTTATCGTCTATTGGCTTTCTAAGTGAACACACTGTCTGTTGTCAAAAGTAAGAGGCTTTTCCAAGAAATTTTGCCGAGTTTTTCGATTCCAGTCATACCTTATTCGACGATATATTGTCCGAGACTCGTATACACACCtataatcatttatttaatatatcttGTTTGCTCGTTACAGAAGTATTGAATCATGGGATTCTCTATTTCATTTGAAATTAATTGTCACATGATTACTAATTGTTGCTATGTGCTCGTGAGACTTAAATTTGGTTCTCAGGTCACAACATTTAGTTTAGAAGAATCACGTATAATTCTTTTTTATGTGAGGGGTCCAAATAATAAGTGGTTTGTAGGAGTGCATGTAAATTGAGTTTGTAAGATTTGTATTGTTCGACAGATACTagtaaatactaaaaatatcaGTATGGTATGTAAAATcgtgaatttgtgttttatcaggattaagtgttgtgtcaaatgttacaacatttgagacaacatgcagcggaatgttatattttgtaacacaaattgactttaaataaatagatggacaagATTAAATTTGTACAAGTATTTATGGCAAAAATaaatcactagaaaaccaaaccgtttacaaaaacctatcactagtgattaagactaaaatcaatttcctcaacaagttgagaaaaaaaatactttctaaaacaaataaccagaataaaaactaaaacaagaaagcaaaacgTGATGTCAAAAGGAGATCCACGAAACACAGTGTTGAGCCAACTTCTTCATAGATGTTGTCCgcagatgttctcaacattAACGGCAACACGCTTTCTGCGGACAACATGCTATCACCACTCTTCAAAACACAGCACGTCTCTTGAATAGGATTTTCTCTGAAATTCTGAACGTGCACACGTGAGTGAATATTGACCGAGGAAGATAGAGCATCAATGA is a window encoding:
- the LOC142527667 gene encoding Golgi SNAP receptor complex member 1-2-like, whose product is MDVLQELGWEELRKEARKLEGDLDVKLSSYAKLGSRLTQGGYVDPSSPTLGSSRSLKSVEMEIQSSLEKLQDIYDSMSRCAASAVPTASVTQKLARHRDILQDFTQEFRRIKGNINSTREHVELLSFAHDDISDYKAYDTDSPRMQLLRERAAIDGSISHIDDVINQAQATRASLASQRSLFGDVQGKLKTLSDKFPVIRGVLGSIRRKRSKDNLILSAVIASCTLFLIVYWLSK